A single Glycine soja cultivar W05 chromosome 14, ASM419377v2, whole genome shotgun sequence DNA region contains:
- the LOC114384272 gene encoding 1-aminocyclopropane-1-carboxylate oxidase 2-like, whose protein sequence is MASSAQVPNLFGSATSAPPPTPAAHHDNIMSSSDAADALSCLLHRLPPTLSLPTRLPSPSSAAATSPPSLSLNDVFSCVSKLGYAQLTDHSVPSELANSAESEALALFDLSKEQKNSLFPKNWPLGYGGDDEDEDELAESFRFDSACSTESNELALFSLRKFARELEMLGLKIVDGLTKDLGCENPLGDDPTRFCSVLWVSESLSGNKSGGFYPFVIGLQYQIRNQKYSLLSDSGWVSVLPHVDSILVTVGDIAQVWSNGKLKKVRGRPMATVGDENGSRCITMSLLITLPTDSRVAPLLPKATCNKEQKEEEVDEESNDGGEELEKRVFNSFDFEDYAWRVYHERIIFKDPLDRYRVA, encoded by the exons ATGGCGTCTTCAGCTCAAGTGCCAAATCTCTTCGGCAGTGCCACCTCAGCTCCGCCGCCAACCCCGGCGGCGCACCACGACAACATCATGTCCTCCTCCGACGCCGCCGACGCGCTCTCCTGCCTCCTCCACCGCCTCCCGCCCACGCTCTCCCTTCCCACGCGCCTCCCCTCGCCTTCCTCCGCAGCCGCCACGTCTCCCCCCTCCCTCTCCCTAAACGACGTATTCTCCTGCGTTTCAAAACTCGGTTACGCGCAACTCACCGATCACTCAGTCCCCTCCGAACTCGCCAACTCGGCCGAGTCGGAAGCGCTTGCCCTCTTTGACCTTTCCAAAGAACAGAAGAACTCTCTCTTTCCCAAAAACTGGCCTCTCGGATACGGCGGCGACGACGAAGACGAAGACGAGCTCGCCGAGTCGTTCCGCTTCGACTCGGCGTGTTCGACCGAGTCGAACGAGTTGGCACTCTTTTCCCTGCGCAAGTTTGCGCGCGAACTGGAGATGCTGGGTTTAAAGATCGTTGATGGGTTAACAAAGGACTTGGGGTGTGAGAATCCGCTTGGGGATGACCCGACCCGGTTCTGTTCGGTTCTGTGGGTTTCGGAGTCTCTGTCCGGGAACAAATCGGGTGGGTTTTACCCGTTTGTAATCGGATTGCAGTACCAGAtaaggaatcagaaatactcATTGCTGTCGGATTCGGGATGGGTTTCTGTGCTGCCACACGTGGACTCGATTTTGGTCACTGTTGGTGACATTGCTCag GTGTGGAGCAATGGCAAGTTAAAGAAAGTGAGAGGCAGACCAATGGCCACAGTGGGAGATGAAAATGGTTCACGCTGCATAACAATGTCATTGCTGATAACTCTTCCAACAGATAGCAGAGTGGCTCCACTCCTTCCCAAGGCAACCTGCAACAAGgaacaaaaggaagaagaagttgatGAAGAAAGCAATGATGGTGGTGAAGAACTAGAGAAGAGGGTGTTCaactcttttgattttgaggACTATGCTTGGAGAGTGTACCATGAACGCATCATTTTCAAAGATCCATTGGATAGGTACCGTGTTGCTTAG